In the genome of Quercus robur chromosome 3, dhQueRobu3.1, whole genome shotgun sequence, one region contains:
- the LOC126719592 gene encoding uncharacterized protein LOC126719592, translating into MSKALDRISQSPFTRRIEGAELPRQFHQLTFAIYNGQTDPVEHVSQFNQRMVVHSRDEALMCKVFPFSLGPIAMRWFYGLKPNSINSFKQLTQAFGSRFITNSRVPRPLDSFLSLSMRERETLKAYSDRYWEMYNEIEGNYDDIAISTFKRGLSTEHGLRKSLIGKPVTSVHQLVDRIDKYKRVEEDQQTGKGKAKVVPQERRDFRSDRFNNSNRPRRDYSK; encoded by the coding sequence ATGAGTAAGGCCCTGGACCGCATCTCCCAGTCGCCTTTCACGCGTAGAATAGAGGGGGCAGAGCTTCCTCGACAGTTCCATCAACTAACCTTTGCCATATACAATGGTCAGACAGACCCagtagagcatgtaagccaGTTTAATCAGAGGATGGTTGTCCAttccagggacgaggcgttgatgtgtaaggtgtttccgtTCAGCTTAGGACCTATAGCGATGAGATGGTTTTATGGCCTTAAGCCAAATTCCATAAATTCCTTTAAGCAGCTGAcacaggcttttggttcccgctTCATTACCAACAgcagagtccctcggcccctagattccttcctatccttgtCCATGCGAGAAAGAGAGACACTAAAGGCCTATTCAGACAGGTACTGGgaaatgtataatgagatagagggaAATTACGATGACATCGCCATTAGCACATTCAAGAGGGGCCTGTCGACAGAGCATGGTTTAAGAAAGTCCCTGATTGGGAAGCCGGTCACTAGTGTGCACCAACTCGTGGATagaattgacaagtacaaaagggtcgaggaAGACCAGCAGACGGGGAAGGGcaaagcgaaggttgtccctcaggagaggagggacttcaggtcagACCGCTTTAACAACAGTAACAGGCCGAGAAGAGACTACTCGAAATAG
- the LOC126719593 gene encoding uncharacterized protein LOC126719593 yields MAGDPSKCNQNLYCAYHQEPGHTTNDCRNLKNHLDRLVREGKLRHLLHHPVGWQEQSNTETRQSTLRPPIGTINVILAAPRRTGSNPFRVMSVGRLLAEADDRESKRVRAIATPLIGFSDEDKLGTLQPHDDALVVILRIGGYDVKRVLVDQGSTVEVMYPDLYKGLKLKPEDLSAYDSPLVSFEGKTVTPKGMIRLPIQADSDVVEVDFIVVDAYSPYTTIVARQWLHPLGAVSSTLHQKVKYPSGGRVKEVIGN; encoded by the coding sequence ATGGCAGGTGACCCCTCGAAATGTAACCAGAATCTGTATTGCGCATACCACCAAGAGCCGGGTCACACCACCAATGATTGCAGgaatttgaaaaaccacttggaccggcttgtccgagaagggaagttgaggCATCTATTACATCACCCTGTGGGATGGCAGGAACAATCAAACACCGAAACCAGACAAAGCAcattgaggccacccattggcacaataaatgtcattctcGCCGCACCTAGAAGGACTGGTTCCAATCctttcagagtaatgtcagtgggcAGGCTCCTAGCTGAAGCTGATGACAGGGAATCCAAGAGGGTCAGAGCGATTGCCACGCCCTTAatcggattctcggatgaggacaaACTAGGAACCCTTCAACCCCACGACGATGCCCTAGTCGTCATACTCAGAATTGGgggttatgacgtgaagagggtgctAGTTGACCAAGGCAGCACCGTGGAAGTAATGTATCCCGACTTGTATAAAGGATTGAAACTGAAGCCAGAGGACTTGTCGGCATACGACTCCCCTTTGGTtagttttgaaggaaaaactgtcaccccgaaaggcatgattaggctgcctATACAAGCAGACTCGGACgtggtggaagtggacttcattgtggtagatgcatactccccctacacaaCCATCGTGGCCCGACAGTGGCTTCATCCACTAGGGGCTGTGTCATCAACCTTAcaccaaaaagtgaagtatccgtcaGGAGGTCGAGTGAAAGAAGTAATAGGGAACTAG